A genomic window from Pocillopora verrucosa isolate sample1 chromosome 7, ASM3666991v2, whole genome shotgun sequence includes:
- the LOC131770721 gene encoding lethal(3)malignant brain tumor-like protein 4 isoform X1, whose protein sequence is MFQKLQRQGTHSKNDGAIFTGGGTSNMSCEDITKHNGAEEPKKQNKSSHGNEWIYGEISNGELQKNPFIGMSYGPPAKKVKIEGEEDKQTEQDRSTNENLVIRSEPFPQRSTPPPLFLPSDVTEDKKPSVNDSSDLNDAVTKQSVDNDNNNDTKKTEVKTEDVVDDPFGALDWKDGIATLPGSNLKFKLTEFGTLEIISTIETDKGEYEWSTPTQHRKTSTDERESNKKSKKSKVSGKSPNSSSISPDTSSILCCEVCGKYGLPHEFSASGRFCSLSCVGVYTGRRNKGREYVRHAKTVDGKIVKRKKKDKSKNQALSPHDGDLQNETSPTPENDQEMLGARRTFKVKRKRMKNKLKFKKASLNTTDLMKGEDVPYDSTKPFVWADYLAACGSKPVPTSVFLQENPFIDLENKTSCGFEQDMKLEAIDPKHPSYICVCTIVRVKGTRLRLHFDGWSESYDFWSSADSPFIFPIGWCEKNGQKLHPPRSMLSSEFNWDKYLKTCEAKAAPENLFKPISPTKHGFKNGMKLEAVDRMNPDLICVATVTNVIGDHFLVHFDEWDDSYDYWCGDDCPYIRPVGWCKENNRNLNPPNDDEFHTFRWEDYLKSTGTIAAPSYFFKTRAPPIFEVNHKLEAVDKRNPSLVRAATVAEVNEYRLRIHFDGWDDIYDDWFEADSLDLYPVGWCEKTGHPLETPLTTREKISSAACPTPGCKGIGHVKGAKYSTHHSTFGCPYSLQNLNKDSCLVDRLSNNSMTEESDWSYASKQKLAVVKAIKEEISTNQGDGTCPTPGCDGTGHVSGQWKTHYTLSGCPRVKHLSKSPLSKSPTAKKPSFLHSPTNKSFAAGIPESNVIGTRSTSRRISSKEEKPDFAKCKVADKAIQHVSPFSFPWPLGSGFPTAFLSELRTSISRNNNAALSSERQRMMGWDVNDVASHVTCLGCGDQAKIFIEQQIDGEAFLLLNQSDIVNILKIKLGPALKIYNTIPKF, encoded by the exons atgtttcaaaaattacaacGACAGGGAACGCATTCCAAAAACGACGGG GCGATATTTACAGGAGGAGGAACAAGCAACATGTCTTGTGAAGATATAACAAAGCACAATGGAGCTGAAGAACcaaagaagcaaaacaagtCTTCACATGGAAACGAG TGGATTTATGGAGAAATTTCAAATGGTGAACTGCAGAAAAATCCCTTCATAGGAATGTCTTATGGGCCACCCGCgaagaaagtgaaaattgaGGGCGAAGAggacaaacaaacagaacaggATCGATCCACAAATG AAAACCTGGTGATAAGGTCAGAACCTTTCCCGCAACGAAGTACACCACCTCCGTTGTTTCTGCCTTCTGATGTCACTGAAGACAAGAAGCCTTCTGTAAATGATAGTAGCGACTTGAATGACGCTGTTACTAAGCAATCAGTTGACAATGACAACAATAATGACACGAAGAAGACTGAGGTGAAAACTGAGGATGTTGTTGACGATCCATTTGGAGCTTTAGATTGGAAAGACGGAATTGCCACTTTACCAG GAAGCAACCTGAAGTTCAAACTGACTGAGTTTGGAACTCTGGAGATTATCAGCACCATAGAAACAGACAAAGGCGAATACGAGTGGAGCACACCCACGCAACACCGCAAGACAAGCACGGATGAGAGAGAAAGCAACAAAAAGAGCAAGAAAAGCAAAG TTTCTGGGAAAAGCCCGAATTCCTCGTCAATATCTCCGGACACCAGTAGCATTCTGTGTTGTGAAGTCTGTGGGAAATACGGCCTGCCTCATGAATTCTCCGCCTCTGGAAGGTTTTGCAGTCTGTCTTGTGTGGGCGTGTACACCGGTAGACGAAACAAAGGGCGGGAATACGTTCGACATGCTAAAACAGTGGACGGCAAGATCgtcaaaaggaaaaagaaagataaatctAAGAATCAAGCTTTGTCGCCTCATGATGGGGATTTGCAAAAT gAGACATCACCTACACCAGAGAATGACCAAGAAATGTTGGGAGCTCGCCGGACgtttaaagttaaaagaaaacgaatgaAAAACAAGTTGAAGTTTAAGAAAGCCTCCTTAAACACAACAGATCTCATGAAGGGCGAAGACG TTCCGTATGACTCAACCAAACCTTTTGTATGGGCAGATTATCTAGCAGCTTGTGGTTCAAAACCTGTTCCAACCAGTGTATTTCTTCAG GAAAATCCGTTTATcgatcttgaaaacaaaacgtCTTGCGGATTCGAACAGGACATGAAACTGGAGGCGATCGACCCAAAGCACCCGTCGTACATTTGTGTTTGTACCATAGTCAGGGTAAAGGGCACCCGATTGAGGCTTCATTTTGACGGTTGGTCTGAGAGTTATGACTTCTGGAGCAGCGCCGACTCACCATTTATTTTTCCGATTGGCTGGTGTGAGAAGAACGGTCAAAAACTTCATCCTCCTCGAA GCATGTTATCTTCCGAATTCAACTGGGATAAGTATTTGAAGACTTGTGAGGCAAAAGCAGCTCCTGAAAATCTCTTCAAACCT ATCTCACCAACTAAACACGGTTTTAAAAACGGTATGAAACTAGAGGCCGTGGATCGAATGAACCCGGATCTAATCTGCGTTGCCACAGTAACAAATGTGATTGGCGACCACTTTCTAGTTCACTTTGATGAGTGGGACGACTCCTATGACTACTGGTGTGGGGATGACTGCCCTTACATTCGTCCTGTGGGGTGGTGTAAGGAGAATAATAGGAATCTTAACCCACCCAACG aCGACGAGTTTCATACATTTCGTTGGGAGGATTACCTCAAATCCACAGGAACCATTGCTGCTCCATCATATTTCTTCAAAACG CGGGCTCCGCCAATTTTCGAAGTCAATCACAAACTTGAAGCAGTTGACAAAAGAAATCCCTCCTTAGTACGAGCCGCCACTGTGGCTGAAGTAAATGAGTACCGACTGCGAATACATTTTGATGGATGGGATGATATTTATGATGACTGGTTTGAGGCTGACAGCTTGGATCTCTACCCAGTGGGGTGGTGTGAAAAGACAGGTCATCCTTTGGAGACCCCCCTCA CGACGCGTGAGAAGATATCAAGCGCGGCGTGTCCGACTCCCGGATGTAAAGGAATTGGACACGTGAAAGGCGCGAAGTACTCAACTCATCACAGCACGTTTGGCTGCCCCTACTCTCTGCAGAACCTGAACAAGGACTCGTGTCTTGTCGATCGACTTTCTAATAATTCCATGACTGAAGAGTCGGATTGGTCTTACGCCTCTAAACAAAAATTAGCAGTGGTGAAAGCCATTAAAG AAGAAATTTCCACCAACCAAGGAGATGGGACCTGTCCGACACCAGGGTGTGACGGGACCGGCCACGTGAGCGGACAGTGGAAGACACACTACAC CCTGTCAGGTTGTCCTCGAGTGAAGCATTTATCAAAATCTCCCTTATCAAAATCACCAACTGCAAAGAAACCCAGCTTTCTTCATTCACCCACAAACAAGAGTTTTGCCGCAGGCATTCCAGAATCCAATGTCATTGGCACACGCAGTACCTCCAG gcGAATTAGCTCCAAGGAGGAAAAGCCCGACTTTGCCAAATGCAAAG tcgcAGATAAAGCCATCCAGCACGTGTCACCGTTCTCGTTCCCATGGCCTCTCGGTAGCGGGTTTCCTACAGCGTTTCTAAGCGAGCTCAGGACTTCCATTAGCCGTAATAACAACGCTGCACTGTCCAGTGAGCGTCAGCGAATGATGGGCTGGGATGTCAATGACGTTGCCAGTCACGTAACATGTCTGGGTTGTGGAGATCAagccaaaatttttattgaacag CAAATCGATGGAGAGGCCTTCCTTTTACTCAACCAGAGCGACATCGTGAACATTTTAAAGATCAAGCTTGGCCCTGCCTTGAAGATCTACAACACCATTCCAAAATTTTGA